One genomic region from Quercus robur chromosome 4, dhQueRobu3.1, whole genome shotgun sequence encodes:
- the LOC126721985 gene encoding uncharacterized protein LOC126721985, whose product MSSPEADEVLYAYIAVAPHAVSLVLIRDDNGILKLVYYVSKSLHEAEVRYPPLEKAILAVVHATRKLPHYFQAHMVVVLTQLPLKFVLRTADYTRRIAIWNTVLGAFEIKYMPRTSIKGQVMADLMAEFAEPPVEIVAKEQNMDGKLVGVISTPGPPCWKVYVDGVTNQRGSRVGLVLISPEQIVIEKSLRLGFPATNNEAEYEALLQGIAMVQKMGGEAMEMVSDSRLVVGQVKGELEARDVRMQEYLSRVKHLQSGFDLFSLSHVSRSGNTHADSLAMLATSSAGDLPRIILVEHLDRTNEGAKGMVPVHEVRAGPSWMDLMVRYLKDDILPEEKWEAEKIRRKAPWFWLSEDHKLYKRSYSGPYLLCVHPEASELLLEDLRESHRRKIPIPPGHYLGILVAGDAEGSLGVR is encoded by the coding sequence ATGTCCAGCCCCGAGGCCGATGAAGTCTTGTACGCATATATTGCTGTGGCCCCCCATGCTGTGAGCTTGGTACTAATACGGGATGACAACGGCATCCTAAAGCTGGTCTATTACGTGAGTAAGTCACTGCATGAAGCTGAGGTCAGATACCCACCCTTGGAGAAGGCCATACTGGCTGTAGTCCACGCCACGCGGaagcttccccattacttccaagcCCACATGGTGGTTGTCCTAACCCAACTACCCTTGAAGTTTGTACTGCGGACCGCGGATTACACTAGAAGGATCGCCATATGGAACACGGTTCTGGGGGCTTTCGAAATTAAGTACATGCCCCGGACCTCTATAAAGGGCCAGGTCATGGCTGACTTAATGGCCGAATTTGCTGAACCACCAGTGGAAATAGTAGCAAAGGAGcagaacatggatggaaaattggTTGGAGTAATCTCTACACCAGGACCCCCATGTTGGAAGGTGTACGTTGATGGCGTAACAAATCAAAGGGGATCCAGAGTGGGGCTAGTCCTAATATCTCCCGAGCAAATCGTCATAGAGAAGTCCCTCAGACTTGGGTTCCCGGCcacgaacaacgaagccgagtacGAGGCCTTGCTACAAGGAATCGCCATGGTACAGAAAATGGGGGGAGAGGCCATGGAGATggtctcggactcaagactgGTAGTGGGCCAGGTAAAGGGGGAATTAGAGGCCAGAGATGTGAGGATGCAAGAGTACCTAAGTCGGGTCAAACACCTGCAATCGGGCTTCGACCTCTTCAGCCTATCGCACGTCTCCAGAAGTGGAAACACTCATGCGGACTCACTGGCCATGCTTGCCACATCCTCGGCAGGGGATCTTCCTCGAATTATTCTTGTCGAGCATCTGGATAGAACGAATGAAGGAGCGAAAGGCATGGTCCCTGTTCATGAGGTCAGGGCGGGCCCCAGCTGGATGGACCTTATGGTGAGGTACCTTAAAGACGACATCTTGCCCGAGGAAAAGTGGGAGGCAGAAAAAATACGAAGAAAAGCTCCCTGGTTCTGGCTGTCCGAGGACCACAAACTGTACAAACGTTCATACTCTGGACCATATTTACTGTGTGTCCACCCTGAGGCATCAGAGCTACTGCTCGAGGATCTGCGGGAGTCACACAGGAGGAAGATCCCTATCCCACCGGGCCATTACTTAGGGATATTGGTGGCCGGGGATGCAGAAGGAAGCCTTGGAGTACGTTAA